A segment of the Candidatus Effluviviaceae Genus V sp. genome:
AGATCGGGGCGTGCTCCGAGGATCTCGATCTCGGGTGCGAGAGCCGAGTCCAGGATGACCGCGGCGAAGGCGATCGCGCTGAAGAGACCGATTCTCATGGGGCCTCCATCGGAGGGCCGATCGGCGCGAACTGTCTCATGACCTCGGCCTCGATCTCCGACCAGTCGTGGGGCGTCGCCGTCCTCGAGGTCAGGATGAAGACCTGCTCGACCGTCGCCAGGTCGATGGCGAGCTCCGCCTCGACATGCATCGTCAGAGGGCCCGGGGCGACCCTGGTGACCGTGCCGACGGCCAGTCCCGGAGGGTAGACGCCCCCGAGGCCCGACGTCACGATGCGGTCACCCGGCCTCACGTCCGAACGCGCGGGGACGTAGTCGACATGCCATCCGAGCACGTCGCTCGCCGAGCCGAACCGCGGGCGCACGACGCCGCGGACCCGGCTGCGCTCGACGACGACGCTGACGGCCGACGAGGCGCTGGTCAGCGGCTCTACGAGCGAGCGGCGGCGCATGACCGTCGAGATCTTGCCGACCACACCTTCCGGAAGCACGACGGGCATGTTCTCGCGGACCCCGTCGACGACGCCTCTGTCGATCTCGAGCCGCTCCACGACGCGTGTCCCCGGCATACCGATGACCCGCGCCGGAAGCATCCTGAAGCGCTCCTCCTCCGGGAAGCTGACGAGGAAGCTCAGGAGCTCGCGGAGCCGTTCGTTCTCGCTCCGGTATATCAGCAGTCTGGACCGCTCCTCGGCCAGCCTGACGGCAAGCTCCCGCAGCCTCATGTTCTCCTCTCGCGTCGACTGAAGCGAGGCCGTGTAGGTCGCGAGCCTCCGGAACGGTCCGAAGACGACGGTCGAGACGCCTTCGCCGATGCCGTTTCTGACGGGCTGCGGCAGGGCCAGCAGAACGAGTGATATCGCCGCGCAGACGGCGAATGCGGCGAGCTCGCGGTTCCTTGTGAAGAGCCGCGCGAGAAAGGCGAACATGGTGTGCGGACTACCTCTTGGCGGAACGCATCAGCACGGGCTCGTAGTGCGAGAGGTTCTCGAGGATCTTGCCCGTCCCGAGCACAACGCAGGTGAGCGGGTTCTCGACCACGTTGATCGGCAGCTTCGTTTCCTCACGGAGCAGCACGTCGAGTCCTCGGAGGAGCGAGCCGCCGCCGGTCATCACGATGCCCCGGTCGACCAGGTCGGCCGCGAGCTCTGGAGGCGTCTCCTCGAGCGAGAGCTTGAGCGCCTCGACGATGGCCGAGATCGGTTCCTGGAGCGCCTCGCGGATCTCCTCGGACGTGATCTTGAGCGTTCTCGGCACGCCGCCGACGAGGTCGCGGCCCTTGACCTCGACCTCCATCTCCTCCTCGAGCGGATAGGCCGATCCGATCCTGATCTTGATCTGCTCCGCGGTCTGCTCGCCAATGAGGAGATTGTAGCTTCTGCGGAGGTGGTTCATGATCGCTTCATCCATCTCGTCGCCGCCCACGCGGACCGACGTGTGGTTGACGATCCCGGAGAGCGCGATGACGGCGATCTCGGTGGTGCCTCCGCCGATGTCGACGATCATGTTGCCCGACGGCTTGTCGACCGGGAGTCCCACACCGATGGCGGCCGCGATCGGTTCGGCGACCAGGAAGACCTCGCGGGCGCCGGCGTGGTCGGCCGAGTCCGTCACTGCCCGGCGCTCGACCTCCGTGATCCCGGAGGGGACACAGATGACCATCCTGGGTCTCACGAGCAGTCTGCGCCGCTGAACTGCCAGGATGAACTCGCGCAGCAGGTCCTCGGTCCCGTCGAAGTCGGCGATGACCCCGTCCTTCATCGGACGGACGGCCTTGATGCCGTCGGGCGTCCGCCCCAGCATCTCCTTGGCCTTGCTGCCGACCGCCACGACCTTGCCGCTCGCCTTCTCGACCGCGATCACCGAAGGCTCGTTCAGGACGACGCCGCGTCCCTTGACATAGACAAGGGTGTTCGCCGTGCCGAGATCGATCGCAACGTCGTTGACGAGTCCGAGAACCGAATCGAAGAGCATGTGTGCCTCTCTCCGTGCCTGTGGGACGACGCTCAGACGTGTCCGAGCTCTCTCAGGGAGACGAATCCCTGTCGTCCGAGGATGATGTGATCGAGGACCTCGATGCCGAGGATCCGGCCCGCTTCAGCCAGCCGTTCGGTCACGACGATGTCCTCCTCGCTCGGGTCGGGAATGCCTGACGGGTGGTTGTGGACGAGAACGACCGCCTGAGCGCTCTCCGATACCGCCGCCTTGAAGACCTCGCGCGCGTGGACGACCGATGCATTGAGCGATCCGATCGCGATCGTCCGGACGCCGAGGATCCTGTTCTTCGTGTTGAGAAGGATCGCGCGGAAGTGCTCTCTGTCGAGCGACGACATCTCACGGAGCAGCAGGTCCGCCACGTCCTCCGGGCCCGACAGGTAGACGACCGGCCGTCCCTTCTCCGCTCCGAGGAACCGGCGCGCGATCTCGCCGGTGGCCCTCAGCCGCGTCGCGAGCCCTCGACCGACACCCCTGACGCTCGTCAGGCTTGACGGCGGCTCTCTCAGGATGGAGCTCACGCTTCCGAACCGTCCAAGAAGCTCGCGCCCGACGAGGTCGGCGGGCCGGGGACCTGTGCTCCCCGCGATCAACGCGCACAGCAGCTCGAACTCGGTCGGTTGGACCGGAGGAACGGCGCCGGCCGCAGCCTG
Coding sequences within it:
- a CDS encoding MreB/Mrl family cell shape determining protein, with the translated sequence MLFDSVLGLVNDVAIDLGTANTLVYVKGRGVVLNEPSVIAVEKASGKVVAVGSKAKEMLGRTPDGIKAVRPMKDGVIADFDGTEDLLREFILAVQRRRLLVRPRMVICVPSGITEVERRAVTDSADHAGAREVFLVAEPIAAAIGVGLPVDKPSGNMIVDIGGGTTEIAVIALSGIVNHTSVRVGGDEMDEAIMNHLRRSYNLLIGEQTAEQIKIRIGSAYPLEEEMEVEVKGRDLVGGVPRTLKITSEEIREALQEPISAIVEALKLSLEETPPELAADLVDRGIVMTGGGSLLRGLDVLLREETKLPINVVENPLTCVVLGTGKILENLSHYEPVLMRSAKR
- the radC gene encoding DNA repair protein RadC, whose translation is MRKMGGVSVDAAVSPQAAAGAVPPVQPTEFELLCALIAGSTGPRPADLVGRELLGRFGSVSSILREPPSSLTSVRGVGRGLATRLRATGEIARRFLGAEKGRPVVYLSGPEDVADLLLREMSSLDREHFRAILLNTKNRILGVRTIAIGSLNASVVHAREVFKAAVSESAQAVVLVHNHPSGIPDPSEEDIVVTERLAEAGRILGIEVLDHIILGRQGFVSLRELGHV
- the mreC gene encoding rod shape-determining protein MreC, with the protein product MFAFLARLFTRNRELAAFAVCAAISLVLLALPQPVRNGIGEGVSTVVFGPFRRLATYTASLQSTREENMRLRELAVRLAEERSRLLIYRSENERLRELLSFLVSFPEEERFRMLPARVIGMPGTRVVERLEIDRGVVDGVRENMPVVLPEGVVGKISTVMRRRSLVEPLTSASSAVSVVVERSRVRGVVRPRFGSASDVLGWHVDYVPARSDVRPGDRIVTSGLGGVYPPGLAVGTVTRVAPGPLTMHVEAELAIDLATVEQVFILTSRTATPHDWSEIEAEVMRQFAPIGPPMEAP